NNNNNNNNNNNNNNNNNNNNNNNNNNNNNNNNNNNNNNNNNNNNNNNNNNNNNNNNNNNNNNNNNNNNNNNNNNNNNNNNNNNNNNNNNNNNNNNNNNNNNNNNNNNNNNNNNNNNNNNNNNNNNNNNNNNNNNNNNNNNNNNNNNNNNNNNNNNNNNNNNNNNNNNNNNNNNNNNNNNNNNNNNNNNNNNNNNNNNNNNNNNNNNNNNNNNNNNNNNNNNNNNNNNNNNNNNNNNNNNNNNNNNNNNNNNNNNNNNNNNNNNNNNNNNNNNNNNNNNNNNNNNNNNNNNNNNNNNNNNNNNNNNNNNNNNNNNNNNNNNNNNNNNNNNNNNNNNNNNNNNNNNNNNNNNNNNNNNNNNNNNNNNNNNNNNNNNNNNNNNNNNNNNNNNNNNNNNNNNNNNNNNNNNNNNNNNNNNNNNNNNNNNNNNNNNNNNNNNNNNNNNNNNNNNNNNNNNNNNNNNNNNNNNNNNNNNNNNNNNNNNNNNNNNNNNNNNNNNNNNNNNNNNNNNNNNNNNNNNNNNNNNNNNNNNNNNNNNNNNNNNNNNNNNNNNNNNNNNNNNNNNNNNNNNNNNNNNNNNNNNNNNNNNNNNNNNNNNNNNNNNNNNNNNNNNNNNNNNNNNNNNNNNNNNNNNNNNNNNNNNNNNNNNNNNNNNNNNNNNNNNNNNNNNNNNNNNNNNNNNNNNNNNNNNNNNNNNNNNNNNNNNNNNNNNNNNNNNNNNNNNNNNNNNNNNNNNNNNNNNNNNNNNNNNNNNNNNNNNNNNNNNNNNNNNNNNNNNNNNNNNNNNNNNNNNNNNNNNNNNNNNNNNNNNNNNNNNNNNNNNNNNNNNNNNNNNNNNNNNNNNNNNNNNNNNNNNNNNNNNNNNNNNNNNNNNNNNNNNNNNNNNNNNNNNNNNNNNNNNNNNNNNNNNNNNNNNNNNNNNNNNNNNNNNNNNNNNNNNNNNNNNNNNNNNNNNNNNNNNNNNNNNNNNNNNNNNNNNNNNNNNNNNNNNNNNNNNNNNNNNNNNNNNNNNNNNNNNNNNNNNNNNNNNNNNNNNNNNNNNNNNNNNNNNNNNNNNNNNNNNNNNNNNNNNNNNNNNNNNNNNNNNNNNNNNNNNNNNNNNNNNNNNNNNNNNNNNNNNNNNNNNNNNNNNNNNNNNNNNNNNNNNNNNNNNNNNNNNNNNNNNNNNNNNNNNNNNNNNNNNNNNNNNNNNNNNNNNNNNNNNNNNNNNNNNNNNNNNNNNNNNNNNNNNNNNNNNNNNNNNNNNNNNNNNNNNNNNNNNNNNNNNNNNNNNNNNNNNNNNNNNNNNNNNNNNNNNNNNNNNNNNNNNNNNNNNNNNNNNNNNNNNNNNNNNNNNNNNNNNNNNNNNNNNNNNNNNNNNNNNNNNNNNNNNNNNNNNNNNNNNNNNNNNNNNNNNNNNNNNNNNNNNNNNNNNNNNNNNNNNNNNNNNNNNNNNNNNNNNNNNNNNNNNNNNNNNNNNNNNNNNNNNNNNNNNNNNNNNNNNNNNNNNNNNNNNNNNNNNNNNNNNNNNNNNNNNNNNNNNNNNNNNNNNNNNNNNNNNNNNNNNNNNNNNNNNNNNNNNNNNNNNNNNNNNNNNNNNNNNNNNNNNNNNNNNNNNNNNNNNNNNNNNNNNNNNNNNNNNNNNNNNNNNNNNNNNgggaaccaaccggtgattagccgtactgtgacagagtgcgtgcattagttttcactgcgaggatgggatgtagccattagccatgggtgatgcctccagactggttagctgtgcgagtgacagtcgcacaggttatttccccgtgaggaatgaaagtagccacagttgatggtgaacccctatacaaagcttgccatggaaaggagtaagaaggactgagtagaaggagtaggagagcaggcgtccaagagctctacagcatctccatccgcttatctgaaattcccaccaatgaatctgcataagtatctttatccctttcattatttctattttcgaaaacccataaaactattttaatctgcctaactgagatttgcaaggtgaccatagcttgcttcataccaacaatctctgtggattcgacccttactcacgtaaggtttattacttggacgacccagtacacttgctggttaattgaacgagattgtgaaggaaataaacaatgtcctcagagtatacatcctACAAATAGAAagaacaagtgatcacaatttcgtccaccagagaTCCATCTAATCCAGGAGGAGGGGTTAACAATAACCCTCAACAGAGGAGAGTACTGGCCTCCTACActtttgcaaatgctagacgttgtggaagcagcattctcactccaaatgtcaatgcaaacaactttgagttgaagccacaactcattACACTTGTCCAAaacaattgttcctatggagGAAGCCCACTAGAGGATCCTAACCAGCACCtatccaccttcttgaggatttgcgACACTATCAAATCCAATGGTGTGAATCCTGAAACTTACAAACTTCTGCTGTTCCCATTCTCTTTAAGGGATAAGGCCGctcaatggctagaaacatttccaaagggaagcatcaacacttgggatgatttggtgagtaagtttcttgccaaattttacccccctcaaaggatcatcaGGTTAAAGACTGAAGTGCAGACATTCACgcaaatggaggctgaaaatctgtatgaagcatgggagagatataaGGCTCtgctgaggaaatgtccaccagagatgttcactaaGTGGGATaagctgcagaacttctatgaagggCTCACTCTAAAGGCTCAAGAGGCACTcgatcactcagctggaggatcattgcaactgatgaaaactgcagaagaagctcaagatctCATTGACATGGTGGCTAACAATcagtatttctttgctcatcaaaggcaacgccaaccatcacaaagaagaggagtaatggagctggaaggagtggattcaatcttagctcaaaataaaatgatacagcaacagattcaacaacaatttgagcaaatggccaaaagaattgatggccTACAAGtagcatcagtgagtgccacaagccaaccaaccAATCCTTGGGGGCAGAATGAGGAGAACCAAGAGGAACAATAACAAGAGCAAGTGCAGTATATGCACAACCAAGGTTCAAATGAGGTGTATGGTGATacctacaatccatcttggaagaaccacccaaacctcAGATGGGGGGATaatcacaaccaaaaccaacaaccatggcagagGAACTTAAACCCAAACACCTTaagaaacaaccaaaaccacaacCAACAGCAGACTAGCCAAAACCCTTacagaaaaccccaaaataacttcCCCAACTCCaaccattttccacccaataaCCAACTCACTAACCAAAACATTCACCATCAATCATCAACACCCCATAACCAAGCAACTTCACAtgactctcagaggatcaccAACCTGGAAATGCtaatggagaagatgatgaaaaaccaAGAATTGACAGCACGGAACCAGGAAGCATCCATAAAGGGCCTGGAAAGGCAAATTGGTCAGCTCTCCAAGCAATTCACCAATGAAAGACCATCAAGTTCCCTGCCGAGTGACACAatcccaaatcctaaggaagaatgcaaggcgatacaattaaggagtgggagaaCATTGATGAGCAACAATGACACTACAAAGAAGCAAATGGAGAGCAGCAAAAGACCAATAGAAGATGAAAAGCCAACAAAGGCAGATGAAGCCGAGGATCAAGTTGTGATGCCAAACAAGGACACTGAGAAACTCAAAGAGAAGAACAACCAACCACACAGTTCAAAAGAAGTGATTCAGGGAAAGCAGCAAGTGGGAAAGAGCATCACACCTCCACTGCCATATCCCCAGAGGTTCAGCAAAGAAACTAAGGACCAACATTTTCATAAGttccttgagactttcaagaagctggagaTCAATATTCCCTTGGCTAAAGCACTTGaacaaatgcctctgtatgccaagtttttGAAAGAGCTTATCAACAAAAAGAGGAGTTGGCTTGAGAAGGAAACTGTGTTACTCACCGAGGAATGCAGTGCTGTGATTCAAAGAGGCATTCCACCAAAACTCAAGGATCCAGGAAGCTTTGTAGTCTCATGCACTATTGGCAGAATGGTTCTCAACAAAGCTCTCTGTGACCTTGGTGCCAGTATCAACCTGCCTCTCTCAATGATAAgaaagcttgccatagaagagcttaaaccCACCAGGATGTCATTGGTCATGGCTGACAGATCAATCAAAACACCCAATGGAATTGTGGAAAACCTGTTGGTGAAGGTTGGGGAGTTTATTTTCCCAgcagattttatgattttggataCTGAAGAGGAAGGAAACAATTCAATCATTTTAGGAAGGCCATTtttagccacagcaagagccatcattgatgtagaAAAAGGAGAGATGATCTTCAGGGTCCACAATGAACAAATGGTCATAAACGTTTTCAAGTCAATGCAACACATTTCTGAGCAAGAGGACTACGTGAAAGTGGATATGATAGAGAGTTTGGTGGAAGAAATGTTGGAAGATAACCCTCAAGAGCAAGAAGAAAATCAAGAGACAACAGAGGAACAAGTAGCCGAGATGTCTATTGAGCAAGAGGAAAAACAAGACAAGAAGGGAGAAGTACGAAAAcaagaactgaagccattaccCACCCATCTCAAATATTCATTCCTGGGTGCATCAGAGAGcttcccagtgatcatcaattcgTCCTTGaca
This genomic stretch from Arachis duranensis cultivar V14167 unplaced genomic scaffold, aradu.V14167.gnm2.J7QH unplaced_Scaffold_118118, whole genome shotgun sequence harbors:
- the LOC107472482 gene encoding uncharacterized protein LOC107472482; amino-acid sequence: MSNNDTTKKQMESSKRPIEDEKPTKADEAEDQVVMPNKDTEKLKEKNNQPHSSKEVIQGKQQVGKSITPPLPYPQRFSKETKDQHFHKFLETFKKLEINIPLAKALEQMPLYAKFLKELINKKRSWLEKETVLLTEECSAVIQRGIPPKLKDPGSFVVSCTIGRMVLNKALCDLGASINLPLSMIRKLAIEELKPTRMSLVMADRSIKTPNGIVENLLVKVGEFIFPADFMILDTEEEGNNSIILGRPFLATARAIIDVEKGEMIFRVHNEQMVINVFKSMQHISEQEDYVKVDMIESLVEEMLEDNPQEQEENQETTEEQVAEMSIEQEEKQDKKGEVRKQELKPLPTHLKYSFLGASESFPVIINSSLTKKEEGELLD